One genomic window of Paenibacillus xylanilyticus includes the following:
- the iolB gene encoding 5-deoxy-glucuronate isomerase has translation MSERIVKPEAHSEGDGTLIHVTPESAGWQYVGFQVVQLVEGQSFTRESGDQELCIVLLSGLASISTREHAWENVGKRMSIFEKIPPYSVYVSSSDQVEIKALSALEIAICAAPGKGTYPARLITPEDVGVETRGYGNLERQIHNILPEQKEADSLLVVEVFTPDGHWSSYPPHKHDRDALPEESLLEETYYFRVQPEQGFAIQRIYTDDRSVDETLAVNNGEVVLVPYGYHPVGAPPGYEVYYLNVMAGPTRTWKFYNDPDHDWLMKR, from the coding sequence ATGTCAGAACGTATCGTAAAACCGGAAGCACATTCGGAGGGGGACGGCACGCTTATACACGTAACTCCAGAGTCTGCTGGTTGGCAATATGTTGGGTTTCAGGTAGTACAGCTTGTAGAAGGACAATCCTTCACCCGCGAGAGCGGTGATCAGGAGCTCTGTATCGTACTGCTCAGCGGGCTGGCCAGTATAAGTACGCGGGAGCATGCGTGGGAGAACGTTGGGAAGAGAATGAGCATCTTTGAGAAAATACCTCCGTATTCCGTCTATGTCTCTAGCTCCGATCAGGTGGAGATCAAGGCTCTTTCGGCATTGGAAATAGCTATATGTGCGGCACCAGGCAAAGGAACATATCCAGCTCGTCTCATCACACCGGAAGACGTTGGAGTCGAGACCCGCGGGTATGGCAATCTGGAGCGCCAGATTCATAACATATTACCGGAACAGAAGGAAGCGGACAGTCTGCTCGTCGTTGAAGTATTTACGCCTGATGGACATTGGTCGAGTTATCCGCCGCATAAACATGACCGGGATGCCTTGCCGGAAGAATCACTGCTGGAGGAGACCTATTATTTCCGGGTGCAGCCCGAGCAGGGGTTTGCCATACAACGCATTTACACCGATGATCGGTCAGTGGATGAGACACTGGCCGTGAACAATGGTGAAGTAGTGCTTGTCCCTTACGGATACCATCCAGTAGGTGCTCCACCGGGATATGAGGTGTATTACCTTAATGTGATGGCGGGTCCCACGCGAACCTGGAAATTTTATAATGACCCTGACCATGATTGGCTGATGAAAAGGTAA
- a CDS encoding LacI family DNA-binding transcriptional regulator: protein MKATIYDIAREAGVSIATVSQVINGKGKISEKRRAEVMEIMERLNYQPSAIAAALTGKQTYTLGLLVPDISNPYFAELARAIEDRSRQLGYSVVICSTDNKDERVERYLNLLQQKRVDGMMIGTGIDNAEILSPLLQQSIPVALIARQLPSLSVHTVSIDDRLGGALAAQHLLQLGHTRFGVVSEPLKVSSSKERVRGFREAVEEAGLALESSQVRESTADIQSAKQEVLVLLEQTNRPTGIFCCNDMQAIGALQAAKELGLQVPEDVSIVGFDNTILASVTNPPLTTVAQPIEDLGHRAVDLLIDELKDEHKRPQKLILKPELVIRESTGDASIHS from the coding sequence ATGAAAGCAACCATTTATGATATTGCACGAGAGGCGGGCGTATCCATTGCCACGGTCTCCCAGGTCATTAACGGCAAAGGGAAAATCAGTGAAAAGCGGCGCGCTGAGGTTATGGAGATCATGGAGCGCCTTAACTATCAACCTAGCGCGATTGCAGCTGCACTTACAGGCAAACAAACCTATACGCTCGGTCTGCTTGTGCCTGATATATCCAATCCGTATTTTGCCGAGCTTGCCAGAGCGATAGAAGACCGGAGCCGTCAGCTGGGGTACAGCGTCGTGATCTGCAGCACGGATAATAAGGACGAGCGGGTAGAGCGCTATTTGAACCTGCTTCAGCAAAAAAGAGTCGATGGCATGATGATCGGAACGGGTATTGATAATGCCGAGATTTTGTCACCCCTTCTGCAGCAATCCATACCTGTTGCGTTAATCGCTCGTCAACTGCCGTCCCTCTCGGTTCACACCGTTTCGATTGATGACAGGCTTGGTGGCGCACTGGCTGCGCAGCATTTGCTTCAGCTCGGTCATACCCGCTTTGGGGTGGTGTCAGAGCCGCTCAAGGTCAGCAGCAGTAAGGAACGTGTACGCGGATTCCGCGAAGCAGTGGAGGAAGCAGGTCTTGCTCTTGAGTCTTCCCAGGTCAGGGAATCAACCGCCGACATACAATCAGCCAAACAGGAGGTGCTTGTGCTGCTTGAGCAAACCAACCGGCCAACCGGCATATTCTGTTGTAATGATATGCAGGCTATCGGAGCGTTGCAGGCAGCAAAAGAGCTCGGCCTACAGGTCCCTGAAGATGTCTCTATCGTCGGATTCGACAATACCATTCTCGCATCGGTGACCAATCCACCGCTCACGACGGTTGCCCAGCCTATTGAGGATTTAGGGCATCGTGCTGTGGATCTGCTGATCGATGAGTTGAAGGATGAGCATAAACGGCCACAGAAATTGATTCTGAAACCCGAGCTGGTGATCAGAGAGTCAACGGGGGATGCCTCCATTCATTCTTGA
- a CDS encoding GNAT family N-acetyltransferase → MTEYYVRPVETEDVPFLWEMLYASLHTQAGDEPLEPEIVYSSELSKYVEGWGRAEDFGYIAVDTLGRRLGSITLRLYDEQNAGYGYVNAATPEMGMAVIEEARGKGLGTLLMQAALDEARQRGIQAVSLSVDPSNNAAIRLYRRFGFEEMGMCGTSITMLCRLHPAL, encoded by the coding sequence ATGACCGAGTACTACGTTCGTCCTGTAGAGACGGAAGATGTTCCGTTCCTGTGGGAGATGTTATACGCTTCACTGCATACCCAGGCGGGTGATGAACCTTTAGAACCTGAGATTGTCTATTCTTCAGAGCTTTCCAAGTACGTGGAGGGCTGGGGAAGAGCAGAGGATTTTGGATATATCGCGGTAGATACATTAGGCAGGCGACTGGGTTCGATCACTTTACGTTTATATGATGAGCAGAATGCCGGATACGGTTACGTGAACGCTGCTACACCAGAGATGGGCATGGCAGTCATTGAGGAAGCACGGGGAAAAGGCTTGGGGACTCTTCTGATGCAAGCGGCATTGGATGAAGCTCGGCAGAGGGGGATTCAGGCCGTGTCGCTGAGCGTAGATCCTTCGAACAATGCAGCCATCCGACTTTACCGGCGTTTTGGATTTGAGGAGATGGGGATGTGTGGTACATCGATCACCATGTTATGTCGGCTTCATCCAGCCCTTTGA
- a CDS encoding DUF4261 domain-containing protein encodes MGLFDKLRRRKKEPVSVGGAVESSSHSETIVGFVLLEQDDCDFDQFIHTMKKDWDINIEERSEEGNLFFEVDGMQVVCAYIGAPVPDREVEENAKLNILWREAEQVTSRHQSQIIVSVLNAPDAIQGHILFTKTASALLQLDHALAIYLAPLVVEARQYVETSYILKQDELPVSLWIFIGMYQNAEGASAYTYGLRNFGKEEIEIIHSANPLSDVFEMMFMTMTYVVENDVTLHDGETLGFTAEHKLPITRSKGVATEGSSLKIGY; translated from the coding sequence ATGGGACTGTTTGACAAGCTTCGGCGTCGCAAAAAAGAACCTGTATCTGTAGGCGGAGCCGTCGAATCTTCTTCACATAGTGAAACCATTGTTGGTTTTGTCCTATTGGAACAGGATGACTGTGATTTTGATCAATTCATCCACACGATGAAGAAGGATTGGGATATTAATATCGAAGAGCGTTCGGAAGAGGGTAACCTTTTCTTTGAGGTAGATGGGATGCAGGTGGTATGTGCTTATATCGGTGCACCTGTTCCTGACCGGGAAGTAGAGGAGAACGCCAAATTAAATATATTGTGGCGTGAAGCCGAACAAGTGACTTCCAGACATCAATCACAGATTATCGTCTCTGTTCTGAATGCACCGGATGCGATCCAGGGACATATCCTGTTTACCAAGACAGCAAGTGCACTGTTACAGCTTGACCATGCACTCGCCATATATTTGGCACCACTTGTTGTCGAGGCACGTCAGTATGTTGAGACAAGTTATATCCTCAAGCAGGACGAGTTGCCTGTTTCCCTATGGATTTTTATCGGAATGTATCAGAATGCGGAAGGCGCTTCAGCGTATACGTATGGATTGCGTAACTTCGGAAAAGAAGAGATCGAGATTATACATTCAGCCAACCCATTAAGTGATGTATTTGAAATGATGTTTATGACGATGACCTATGTGGTTGAAAATGACGTCACCTTGCATGATGGGGAGACCCTCGGATTTACAGCTGAGCATAAGCTCCCGATTACCCGTTCCAAGGGAGTAGCTACAGAAGGCAGCAGTCTAAAGATCGGATATTAA
- a CDS encoding DUF1304 domain-containing protein, protein MFVLIGSVFVALVAIEHIYIMIMEMFMWTRPRTMKTFGLTPQFAESTKSLAANQGLYNGFLAAGLIWGLVYPDSVIGHHIQIFFLVCVIIAALYGGATASRSIIVKQGLPAIIALLLVLFL, encoded by the coding sequence GTGTTCGTATTGATCGGTTCAGTTTTTGTGGCTCTGGTAGCCATTGAACACATTTACATCATGATCATGGAGATGTTTATGTGGACTCGTCCACGTACAATGAAAACCTTTGGTCTCACACCACAATTCGCAGAATCAACCAAGTCTCTGGCAGCTAACCAGGGGCTTTACAACGGTTTTCTCGCAGCGGGGCTAATCTGGGGATTGGTGTATCCAGACTCGGTGATTGGTCATCACATTCAGATCTTCTTCCTGGTTTGTGTCATCATCGCAGCCTTATACGGAGGAGCAACTGCTTCCCGGTCTATTATCGTCAAACAAGGATTGCCAGCAATTATTGCATTGCTCCTGGTTCTCTTCCTCTAA
- a CDS encoding MFS transporter: MFRNPYVRTIVISRLLLQLGIWVRNFAILLYVTDLTNNDPQAVSWISVAEYAPIFIFAIIGGTFADRWRPKRTMVWCDLLSSLSAVVVLVALMFGPWYSVLLGTLVSAVFSQFSQPSAMKLFKQHVPGEGLQGVMAMFQTMVAVFMVVGPMIGTVIYQNYGIEVSLVLTAVMFLLSGLVLSRLPKDEGGTVATGIRGSFHQELAEGFRYVYANVALRALVMTFAVAGLAAGLIQPLMLFVVIDNLGQDKTFLQWLLMVNGAAMLVGGTIIMSAAKKLQPQVLLASGLLFSALGTIMMGWSTNILLTMIAQVINGFFYPWIHVGIQTMIMRNTDTTFIGRVGGAVTPVFMGMMVISMSSAGYLMNQLNLTTVVTVSGVLFLAGAFILLLMLPKGKEVSGSHVMKSSE, translated from the coding sequence GTGTTTCGTAATCCATATGTACGGACCATAGTCATTTCCCGATTACTTCTGCAATTGGGGATCTGGGTACGCAATTTTGCCATACTCTTGTATGTGACTGATCTGACCAACAATGATCCGCAGGCTGTATCATGGATCTCTGTGGCCGAGTATGCACCCATCTTTATTTTTGCAATAATCGGAGGAACCTTCGCTGATCGCTGGAGGCCCAAACGTACCATGGTGTGGTGTGATCTGCTTTCCTCACTTTCTGCGGTAGTTGTGTTGGTTGCCTTAATGTTTGGTCCCTGGTATTCAGTGTTGTTGGGTACCTTGGTTTCAGCCGTTTTCTCACAATTTTCACAGCCCTCTGCAATGAAGCTGTTCAAGCAGCATGTACCAGGTGAGGGGTTGCAGGGAGTCATGGCCATGTTTCAAACGATGGTTGCTGTCTTTATGGTGGTTGGTCCCATGATCGGAACGGTCATCTATCAGAACTACGGGATCGAAGTATCTCTTGTTCTTACAGCTGTGATGTTTCTGCTATCCGGGCTGGTTCTCTCGCGGTTACCTAAAGATGAAGGGGGTACTGTGGCTACAGGCATTCGGGGCTCCTTCCATCAAGAGCTGGCTGAGGGATTTCGATATGTGTATGCCAATGTTGCTCTTCGGGCACTGGTTATGACTTTTGCAGTAGCCGGGCTGGCTGCAGGGTTGATACAACCGTTGATGTTGTTTGTTGTCATTGATAATCTGGGGCAGGACAAAACTTTTTTACAGTGGCTGCTCATGGTTAATGGTGCAGCCATGCTGGTGGGGGGCACAATCATCATGAGTGCAGCCAAAAAACTTCAGCCTCAAGTGCTGCTCGCTTCAGGTTTGCTGTTCAGTGCGCTCGGAACCATCATGATGGGCTGGTCCACCAACATTCTGCTGACCATGATTGCTCAGGTGATTAACGGTTTCTTTTATCCTTGGATTCATGTAGGCATTCAGACGATGATTATGCGCAATACGGACACGACCTTTATTGGCCGAGTGGGAGGGGCAGTTACTCCGGTGTTTATGGGCATGATGGTCATTAGCATGTCGTCAGCAGGTTATCTAATGAATCAATTGAACCTAACGACAGTAGTTACCGTGAGTGGTGTACTCTTTTTGGCAGGTGCGTTCATTTTGTTGCTGATGTTACCTAAGGGGAAGGAAGTTAGCGGATCTCACGTGATGAAGAGCTCGGAGTAA
- a CDS encoding MOSC domain-containing protein has protein sequence MGTVQFVLLADDPSTFVTRTVPLIDIELAGIPGDRHYGLLRPADSRQKIYKRGTMIANRRQISIVSEEECALIAEKMNIPEIRPEWLGANMLVRGIDGLTELPAGTRLLFPDGTGLICEGENLPCVHPGKVIEQVYEQDGLRKKFVPAARKKRGIVCSVEREGAIRTGDTIEVIRLS, from the coding sequence ATGGGAACCGTTCAATTCGTGCTGCTTGCGGACGATCCATCGACGTTTGTTACGCGGACAGTACCGCTAATCGATATTGAGCTTGCTGGAATACCGGGAGACCGTCATTATGGTCTGCTGCGTCCGGCGGACTCCAGACAGAAGATATATAAGCGGGGCACGATGATTGCCAATCGTCGGCAGATTAGTATTGTGTCGGAGGAGGAATGTGCACTCATCGCAGAGAAAATGAACATTCCCGAAATTCGTCCGGAGTGGCTTGGTGCCAATATGCTGGTTCGTGGCATTGACGGCTTAACGGAGCTGCCTGCTGGAACTCGGCTTCTGTTTCCTGACGGGACAGGTTTGATATGTGAAGGGGAGAATCTTCCTTGTGTTCATCCAGGGAAAGTGATTGAGCAAGTCTATGAACAGGATGGGTTGCGCAAAAAATTCGTGCCTGCCGCCCGCAAAAAACGTGGTATTGTCTGCTCGGTTGAACGGGAAGGTGCAATCCGTACTGGTGATACGATTGAAGTTATACGCCTGTCCTGA
- a CDS encoding helix-turn-helix transcriptional regulator, with the protein MESSTHISRPSMGLLQLDEGNKRYELTRHAPAEALSPFVKHYWMVSWDLTGLESYPQHVVPNPCVNLVVERGNTFFFGPSGRKFSYLIRGKGQVFGVKFRPGGFYPFVRLSISSLCEQPLEVSRVLDVSAASLEEQLLTDGLNADKISYMDQLLCAHLPAEDTQARLVHDIVQQIELNRELLRVDDLSSFWNIHTRKLQRLFNQYVGIGPKTVIKLYRLQNAAELIDRGLHCDLVKLSQELGYHDQPHFIKDFKSIIGSTPEEYIHSRKNLPPNIRTGV; encoded by the coding sequence ATGGAATCCTCAACCCATATCAGCAGACCCAGCATGGGCCTGCTTCAACTGGACGAAGGCAACAAAAGATATGAGCTGACACGGCATGCTCCTGCAGAAGCGCTCAGTCCTTTTGTTAAACATTACTGGATGGTATCGTGGGATCTTACAGGTCTTGAATCCTATCCACAGCATGTGGTGCCCAATCCCTGTGTTAATCTGGTTGTAGAGCGGGGCAACACGTTTTTCTTCGGTCCTTCCGGACGCAAATTCTCCTATCTCATTCGCGGAAAGGGGCAGGTGTTTGGCGTAAAGTTTCGACCGGGTGGATTCTATCCCTTTGTTCGCCTCTCTATCTCATCATTGTGTGAACAACCGTTGGAAGTTTCCCGTGTGCTAGACGTCAGCGCAGCATCATTGGAAGAACAACTGCTCACAGATGGACTTAATGCCGATAAAATCAGTTATATGGATCAGCTTTTATGTGCACACCTTCCAGCTGAGGATACCCAAGCGAGGCTGGTGCACGATATCGTGCAGCAGATTGAACTGAACCGGGAACTGTTGAGAGTGGATGATCTGTCGTCTTTCTGGAACATTCATACAAGAAAACTCCAGCGCCTGTTCAATCAGTATGTAGGAATCGGCCCCAAAACGGTAATCAAGCTCTACCGACTGCAAAATGCAGCCGAACTGATCGACCGCGGTCTTCACTGCGATCTGGTTAAGCTATCTCAGGAGCTTGGATACCATGATCAGCCTCATTTTATCAAGGATTTTAAATCCATTATCGGGAGTACACCCGAAGAATACATTCATTCACGCAAAAACCTGCCCCCAAATATCAGGACAGGCGTATAA
- a CDS encoding WecB/TagA/CpsF family glycosyltransferase, which yields MSQTTNIMGIPFPNLTMEQTVTILGDVVDQRSTELFHVITGNPEIVMSCQKNQTLRAIVDQAGLVTADGAGIVMVSRFRGGQLTERVTGCDLLFRLLEEGNRKQWSFYMLGAEEKVSQRAVEVIEENYPGVIVSGRHHGFFSTDEEEHIVEEIRHAQPDFLIVALGAPNAEHWLDKHRHLLNARVAIGVGGSLDIVAGKTKRAPAMWQKLNLEWLYRLLSQPSRWRRQLILPRFAVRALLFREQK from the coding sequence ATGAGCCAAACTACGAATATTATGGGTATTCCTTTTCCCAACCTTACCATGGAGCAGACGGTCACCATTCTAGGTGATGTTGTAGATCAGCGTAGCACTGAACTCTTTCATGTCATTACGGGAAACCCGGAAATCGTCATGTCGTGTCAAAAGAACCAAACACTCCGGGCGATCGTGGATCAAGCCGGACTGGTGACCGCTGATGGGGCAGGCATTGTGATGGTCTCACGCTTCCGAGGCGGTCAATTGACTGAGCGGGTAACCGGCTGTGATCTGTTATTCCGCTTATTGGAAGAGGGAAACCGAAAACAGTGGTCCTTCTATATGCTTGGAGCAGAAGAGAAGGTTAGTCAACGGGCAGTGGAAGTCATCGAGGAGAATTATCCGGGTGTAATCGTTAGCGGCAGGCACCATGGTTTTTTCTCAACGGATGAGGAAGAACACATTGTGGAGGAAATTCGCCATGCACAACCGGACTTTCTTATTGTCGCACTCGGAGCACCGAATGCAGAGCACTGGCTCGACAAGCACCGTCATCTGCTGAATGCTCGTGTAGCCATTGGCGTCGGAGGAAGCCTTGATATCGTCGCAGGCAAAACCAAACGTGCCCCGGCCATGTGGCAAAAGCTAAATCTGGAATGGTTGTACCGGCTGCTCAGCCAGCCCTCAAGATGGCGAAGACAGCTTATATTGCCACGTTTTGCTGTTCGAGCACTGCTGTTCCGAGAGCAGAAGTGA
- a CDS encoding SRPBCC family protein, with amino-acid sequence MELKYEFYINAGLEDVWNALISPDGTRSSFFGSELRSNFQPGQPFAYVGPGNDGAETVHVYGDILEFEPLSRLSYREHPGPSYHANHTDLESRVVFQLETVGECTKLTLINDQFTENHPSYANAQSSWWMILSSIKTWAETGKTLDFGW; translated from the coding sequence ATGGAATTAAAATATGAATTTTATATCAATGCCGGGCTGGAAGACGTGTGGAATGCCCTGATTTCACCTGACGGCACACGAAGCAGTTTCTTTGGCAGTGAACTTCGTTCCAATTTTCAACCAGGCCAGCCGTTTGCTTATGTAGGACCAGGCAATGATGGTGCTGAAACCGTCCATGTGTATGGTGACATTTTAGAGTTCGAACCTTTATCCAGACTTAGTTATCGGGAACATCCCGGACCCTCGTATCATGCGAATCATACGGATCTTGAATCCAGAGTGGTCTTTCAGCTTGAGACCGTAGGCGAATGTACCAAACTGACCTTGATTAATGATCAATTTACGGAGAATCATCCTTCCTATGCAAACGCACAGAGCAGCTGGTGGATGATTTTAAGCAGTATCAAAACCTGGGCAGAAACGGGAAAAACGTTGGACTTCGGCTGGTAA
- the pyk gene encoding pyruvate kinase, which translates to MLKTKIICTMGPACDSIETLKVMIQEGMTVARLNMAHGELEDHVTRINNIRQAASELNKYIPIMMDIKGPEVRIGKLKEASCHLQAGKELILTTEEILGDAERISVNYPELNLVVKPGDRILIDDGLVDLTVLSVEGSDIHCKIISGGILKPRKGVNLPGIKTTLPGVTERDVMHIGFGIENDIEIIAASFVRKGDDIREIRSILKERGAEHVQIISKIENQEGMTNLNDIIEASDGIMVARGDLGVEVPIEDVPMMQKEMIDKCNRAGKPVIVATHMLESMQVNPRPTRSEVSDVANAVLQGADVVMLSGESAAGKYPVQSVRTMAAVARRAETMIDYKEQFGQKSAAQVADITEVISQGAVSSSLVLNAKAIITSTESGFTARMISKYRPKAPIIAVTQHEEVLAKICLLSGVIPVMGDKVTTTDEMFESATRNAIKTGYIEKGDIIVLSAGVPIGQSGNTNLIKVQQV; encoded by the coding sequence ATGTTGAAAACAAAGATTATTTGTACTATGGGACCTGCTTGTGACTCGATCGAAACATTGAAAGTAATGATTCAGGAAGGCATGACGGTGGCCCGTCTGAATATGGCTCACGGTGAGCTGGAAGACCACGTTACCCGGATAAACAACATCCGCCAAGCAGCTTCCGAACTAAACAAATATATACCTATTATGATGGACATCAAAGGACCGGAAGTTCGGATCGGCAAACTGAAAGAGGCATCCTGCCACTTGCAAGCAGGCAAAGAGCTGATTCTGACAACGGAAGAGATCCTGGGTGACGCAGAGCGCATCTCCGTAAACTATCCTGAATTGAATCTCGTTGTGAAGCCTGGCGATCGCATCCTGATTGACGATGGTCTGGTAGACCTGACTGTACTCTCTGTAGAAGGTTCGGATATTCATTGCAAAATTATCAGCGGCGGCATTCTTAAACCACGTAAAGGTGTAAACTTGCCAGGAATCAAAACGACTCTGCCGGGTGTAACCGAGCGTGACGTTATGCACATCGGATTCGGGATCGAAAACGATATCGAAATCATTGCCGCTTCCTTTGTTCGCAAAGGCGATGACATTCGTGAAATTCGCAGCATCCTGAAAGAACGCGGTGCAGAGCACGTGCAGATCATCTCCAAAATTGAAAATCAGGAAGGTATGACCAACCTTAACGATATTATTGAAGCTTCTGATGGTATCATGGTAGCTCGTGGCGACCTCGGGGTTGAAGTACCGATTGAAGACGTACCGATGATGCAAAAAGAAATGATCGACAAATGTAACCGTGCAGGAAAACCGGTTATCGTTGCTACGCACATGCTGGAATCCATGCAAGTTAACCCACGTCCAACCCGTTCCGAAGTCAGCGACGTAGCGAACGCCGTTCTTCAAGGTGCTGACGTAGTCATGCTGTCCGGTGAATCAGCTGCAGGTAAATATCCTGTTCAATCTGTTCGCACAATGGCTGCTGTTGCACGTCGTGCTGAAACGATGATTGATTACAAAGAGCAATTCGGTCAAAAATCAGCTGCACAAGTAGCCGACATTACGGAAGTTATCAGTCAGGGAGCTGTAAGTTCCTCTCTTGTACTGAATGCCAAAGCGATCATCACTTCTACAGAAAGTGGCTTCACGGCACGCATGATCTCCAAGTACCGTCCGAAAGCACCAATTATCGCCGTTACTCAGCATGAAGAAGTACTTGCTAAAATTTGCTTGCTCTCCGGCGTTATTCCGGTTATGGGCGACAAAGTAACGACAACAGATGAAATGTTCGAATCTGCTACACGTAACGCAATCAAAACGGGTTATATCGAAAAAGGCGACATTATCGTGTTGTCCGCAGGCGTACCTATCGGTCAATCCGGTAATACCAACCTGATTAAGGTTCAACAAGTATAA
- a CDS encoding helix-turn-helix transcriptional regulator has protein sequence MVTPLEVRHINGVGWYEEAVQTEGTWRLSLVTYGKCVYWVNGEKLIMEKGELLLIPGDVSYYGKSIPTVTHTQIVVHLQGDHADGLPALEREEALRHRPGCYELIHERMKAIHQQWQERPSYYVMMSQALLMEVLIYVNRELDRGVIPPEKHMHAERMKRYIERHYREKLTKDDLGEAIGKTPNYAAALFKSMTNQTISQYVHDQRMKRALYLLTESQLSIQEIAEFLGYRDLSYFYRIFKRITGTQPSDWLHERPPVI, from the coding sequence ATGGTCACTCCGTTAGAAGTAAGGCATATTAATGGCGTCGGTTGGTACGAAGAAGCAGTGCAAACCGAAGGAACCTGGCGGCTCAGCTTGGTTACATATGGAAAATGTGTATATTGGGTGAACGGTGAGAAACTGATTATGGAGAAGGGGGAATTGTTGTTGATTCCCGGTGATGTCTCCTATTATGGCAAAAGCATTCCTACGGTAACGCACACTCAAATTGTTGTCCATTTGCAAGGAGATCACGCCGATGGATTGCCTGCATTGGAACGGGAAGAAGCGTTACGGCATAGACCCGGATGTTACGAGCTGATTCATGAACGCATGAAGGCGATTCACCAGCAGTGGCAGGAACGTCCTTCTTATTATGTCATGATGAGTCAGGCGTTATTGATGGAAGTGTTGATTTATGTGAATCGGGAACTGGACCGGGGAGTGATTCCACCAGAGAAACATATGCACGCAGAGCGGATGAAACGATACATCGAGCGCCATTACCGGGAAAAGTTAACGAAGGATGATCTCGGAGAAGCGATTGGCAAGACACCCAATTATGCAGCAGCGTTGTTCAAAAGCATGACAAATCAAACGATCAGCCAGTATGTACATGACCAGCGGATGAAACGTGCGTTATATCTCCTTACCGAATCACAGTTGTCCATTCAGGAGATTGCGGAATTTCTTGGTTATCGGGACTTGTCGTACTTTTACCGCATTTTCAAGCGCATAACCGGAACCCAGCCTTCCGACTGGCTCCATGAGCGTCCTCCTGTGATTTGA
- a CDS encoding phosphatase PAP2 family protein, which translates to MKELFLRWGHLLAILCIPLQGTIYVFLGSNPGDDVFYNYAWIDTQIPFIKEFIYPYISWMPILYLGFIYLGLTNKSLFWRTLLTYNVGVIAANICFAVFPTHVPRPMVGGTDLSSTLVQFIYANDAPFNCFPSVHCLTSYLLFIIINRHLNFRPLTRISWSVWLWLIIASTVFVKQHSLLDVAGGILFAEAAYWAVRAVLARSSLARKKTKQRVGATNTSSNA; encoded by the coding sequence ATGAAAGAACTATTTCTGCGCTGGGGGCATCTGCTGGCTATACTCTGCATACCACTTCAAGGCACTATATATGTTTTTCTAGGCAGTAATCCGGGTGACGATGTCTTCTACAATTACGCTTGGATTGATACACAAATTCCATTTATCAAAGAATTTATCTACCCATACATCAGTTGGATGCCTATTCTGTACCTTGGCTTTATCTATCTGGGCCTCACGAATAAATCGTTATTCTGGCGTACACTACTGACCTATAATGTCGGGGTCATCGCAGCCAACATCTGTTTTGCAGTCTTTCCAACGCATGTCCCGCGGCCAATGGTCGGCGGAACGGATCTGAGCAGTACATTAGTTCAGTTCATCTATGCCAATGATGCTCCATTCAACTGTTTTCCAAGCGTTCACTGCCTCACAAGTTATCTGCTGTTTATAATCATTAATCGGCATTTGAATTTCCGGCCACTTACCCGAATCTCCTGGTCAGTGTGGCTCTGGCTGATCATTGCTTCAACGGTGTTTGTAAAACAGCACTCCCTGCTGGATGTTGCAGGCGGAATTCTGTTTGCGGAAGCAGCGTATTGGGCCGTCCGGGCAGTCTTGGCCCGCAGCAGCCTTGCCCGCAAAAAAACAAAGCAGCGTGTAGGTGCCACCAATACAAGCAGCAATGCTTAA